CAGGCATCATCTCAGGAGAAGGAAATTTTTGGGTAAGAAGTACTGGAACAACTACAGTTTCTGATCCAGATTGGTCTGATTCAGATTTAGGCCTTTTTGTGACAGAGGACTCATCCTACTTCACCTATGAATTTTACAATACAAACACCTTTTCAAACATCCCAGAAGCTGTCCCAAACCTTTTATTTGCTTCAAATGGATGGGGTAACAATGACGTTAATTTGATTCTCACAACCGGCTTTACAACCAATATGAATCTAGAAATATTAGGTGACGGGAATATTGGAATTAGTTCAGAAGTCGAGGGGGATATAACAGTCGGAAATGATTTGAGATTATTCAGGTCTAACGTCTTTGGAAATGAATCTGGAGGTGGAGGTGAATTACTATTTCCAAATAGTATAGATAGAACTGTAGAGGTACTGGGAGATATAAAAATGGAGTATGAGGGTATGTTTATTGGAGTATTCAACCCAGAAAACACCACGCAAAATATTCATTCACTCATTGTTCATGGAGATATCATTCAAGACACCGACAATGGTGGTGGGGCTGCAGATGATGGGCTTCAACTATATACTGCAGATGGCTATGATTACATTGAACTATATCTAACTGGGGAAGGTAACCATAGTTATTCAAAAGTAGACGGTGATGTGGCCAACTTCGGAACAATAGTAGTTGATAAAGGAACTGACACTAGTTCTTCGTTTTCCTTTGATGCTGACTTCAATTTACTAGGTGATAATTCATCAGTAACTAAAGCCTTAGACATACAAAATGGAGAAACCATTATCAATGATGCTAATATTGACATAGAATTGAATTTGGGTGGTGGAGATTTTACCATTCCCAGCTCGGGAGGTTTAACTCTAACTGCCGGAACAACAAGAATTTCTTCAACTGGTTCAGGATCAGGTAATGGTTTAAGACTTGAAGGCCCATTGACTATTAATGGTGGCAGCATGATACTGAATGGTGGAAGCTCGGCTAACAACTATATCGAATATGGATCTGGCGGCTCTGCATCTGTAGAAATAACCAGCGGAAATCTCATAGTAGGCTCCCAATTTAGGAGAAGTCTGTATTCAGAAGATGGTATTATTCAGTATAGCCAAACTGGAGGAAATGCGGCTTTTGGCATCAATTACACTCCTGAGAATAGCAAAGGTGTATTTGAAATAATCAACTCAGGTGCAGCGGGTACCAGCTCCTTTGAACTATCTGGTGCCTCTACCCTTTTCACCATCGTAGGAGCACAAGATTCTCCAGAACAAGGAACATTGATACTGGATTCAGATATCAGTTCTACTTTTTCATCTGATGCAATAATAGATTTCGGGTATAATGGTAGTATAGCTGGAGTGACAGTACAAAATGCCGCTAGCGAAAATTTTGAAATCAATTCTGGAGTAACTCTCCCCAATTTGAGAATTGATAATGGAAACTTAAATGCACCTACAGTGGAATTGATTTTTCAATCAACAAGCGTTTCGGGTGATATTTCCATTCTAAATAGTGGATCCTTGGTTCTCGAATGGCTATGACCTTTCTGTCTCTGGTGATTTTATCAATGATAACACATACGATGCAGGAGCAAACACTACCAACTTTAATGGAGGTGTTCAAAACATTTCTGGGAGCACAAGCACTACTTTTAATAACTTAACTGTTAATTCTACCACAAGCCTAACATTACAAAATACAATTAGTGTGTCTCAAGATCTAAGTATCAACACTGGGTTCTTAAATGACAATGGGAACAATATAAGCCTGGAAGGAGATCTATATATTACGACAGAACACGTGAGTGATGGTACCGGTGGTATTTATCTAGACAACCAAACCACCAGCCAAACCATTTATCTCCCTGATAATGAAGCAGAAGTTGACCTTTTGTATATCAACAATCCATATGGAGCGTCTCTAACAGACAACTCAGCTACTTCTACCTCTCTCACCATTGATGTAAATTTGGGACTGGATGAAGGTAACCTCAGAATAGAGGATAATCGACTGATTTTAGACCCAGATGCAACTGTTACCACGACTGATCCCCTTTCCTTTGGTACTACAAGAATGATATCTATCAATGGAGTTAAGAAAAGTGATGGGGTTGAAAAAGAATTCGCGGCAAGCGTTGATACCGCACCATTTGTAATTCCCATTGGTACTCCGGACAAATATACTCCGGTAACTTTGGATGTAGACAATTCGGATGATCCTGGTTCTATTTTGATTAAACCTATTAATAGCATTCACCCTTCAGCCACAGGTCTTGATGCCCTTAATTACTATTGGGTCATCTCAACCAATCCATTTACAGTCAGTAATTTTGTAGGTAGCATCTCGTTTCAATATGAAGAAGAGGACGCCAACAATACAGGCCAAAATGAATCTACTTGGGAGAATAAAGCCGCAAGACTAATTACCCCTTCCTGGCTCAAGCCTTCTGGCAATCTGGTAGATATTACCAACAACATTATGACCTTTACTAATAGTGACTTATCCTCTGGCGGAAGCACCACCTTCGATGGAGAATTCACCATTGGAAATGATTTACCCAATATTCTGGCAAAATTCACCTCCGTAAATACTGGATCATGGAACGTAGGAACTAACTGGAATGTGGATAGAGATGCAGATGAGGTGTACAATGAGGCTACTGATGATGCGCCATTGGAGATCATTCCTCAACCAGGTTCTATTGTTGTAGTAGAAACAGGGCATGAAATGACCATGTCCACCTCCACAGACAATAATCAAAACATTTTCAGCGTGGAGATCAATGGAGTATTAAATATTGCAGATACGGATGGACACAATTTCGGTGAGGTCACAGGTTCAGGTACACTCAAGACTTATAGCAGCACACTGCCTGGAGGAGATTATGATGCTTTTTTCACCACAACTGATGGTGCACTAGAGTTGGCCGGAAGCGGAAGCTATACTATTTCACCAGATTTCACCGCTATTCGCGCTCTGACCGTTTCTGGAGGTGGCACTAAGACGCTACCTTCATTTTCATTAAGTATTGGTTCAGATGGTCTAACAATAGATGAATCCACTATATTGGACAATTCAGTTAATAATAATAGTGTCAGTATCTCCGGTGATGCAGATATAGTGAACGGCACTATGAATCTGGGGAACAGCAGTGCTACTCTGGCTGCTCAGAATTTCACGTTAACTGCAGGCACATTCACCAGCGCAGGTGGAGTGTTAGACCTGTCTGGAAATTTGGCTATCAATGGAGGCACATTCAACTCTGGAAGTGGTGTGCATACCATAGCAGGAAACATGACATTAGGTGCATCTGCTACATTCAATAACAACAATGGAACTTTTTCTTTTGACGGTACAACAAACCAAAGCCTGGCTGGTGACTTCTCAAGCGAAACATTCAATAATGTACAGGTTAACAAAAGTGCGGGGAGCTTAAATTTAGCGACTAATGCTTCTGTTTATATTAGTAACACGCTGACTCTTGATGGTGGAAATCTAAACACACAAGCTACTGGAGCAACTCTACGAATGACAAATGGAGTTGGAAGTATCACCCAGAACAGCGGTTTTGTAAGTGGCCCTTTACAAGTAGATTTGAATGATGGGAATAATTTCTCCTTCCCTGTTGGAAAGAGCTCCAGCTTTAAGCCATTAGCCATAGCCATACAAAATGCTTCACAATCAGCTAACCCACTAACCTGGGAAGTGGAGTATTATATAGGCAATCCAGGTGGCTATAGTAGTGCGAGCAATACAGGTATAGATATCAATTCGATTCAAACCAATACTAACCCGGACGAACAAGTGGTCAACGTATACGGAATCGAATATTGGAGAATTGACACACCGGGAGGAACAGCTACAGCAGATCAAATCAGTCTGGACATTAGTAATACAGGCTTAACTACGGATCAAATCAATGACGAATTGATTCAAGTCATGACCTGGAACAATACCAATGGAGAATGGGATCATTTGGGTGGTACAAGTACGGGAGTACCAAGTTCTGCTAATGTAACTTCTACAAGTACCTTATCCTTTAATGAAAGGATCGTAACCAGTGGTAGTGAGGACCCCTCTGCTTTGCCAGTAGAGTTGATCAGCTTTACTGCAAATCTATTGGAAGATGCCGTAGAGATCAAATGGTCAACCGCTTCAGAAATTGACAATGATTATTTTGTAATTGAAAGGTCAACAGATGGAAAAATCTATGAAGCACTTGGAGAGGTAACAGGTTTTGGCACTACCAACGAACGACAAGATTATAGTTTCATTGACGATAGACCTTATTTTGGGATTTCCTATTATAGACTTGTTCAATATGATTTTGACGGAACGGAAAGCATTTTCGGTCCATTATCGATCAACAATGATCAATTCAAAGAAGGAATTGATTTGAATTTGTATCCAAATCCATCAACATCAGGTGAGTTTAATTTGAAAATTAATTCGGGTGATGAAAATAGTCTGATACAATTGGTGATTTATGATATGTCAGGGCAAATGATCTACTCCAACCAGTATTCAGCACAATTGGGTACACAAATCATCCCAATTAATATAAATAACCAATCAGGTCCCGGGATCTATCACGTCAAGGTAAGTCAAGGTTACAATCAAGTCATACAAAAGTTGGTAATAAGATAATGAAAAAAAGCTCTGATAAATGTCAGAGCTTTTTTGTTTGCTTCTTATCTGACTT
This is a stretch of genomic DNA from Reichenbachiella ulvae. It encodes these proteins:
- a CDS encoding T9SS type A sorting domain-containing protein — translated: MDPWFSNGYDLSVSGDFINDNTYDAGANTTNFNGGVQNISGSTSTTFNNLTVNSTTSLTLQNTISVSQDLSINTGFLNDNGNNISLEGDLYITTEHVSDGTGGIYLDNQTTSQTIYLPDNEAEVDLLYINNPYGASLTDNSATSTSLTIDVNLGLDEGNLRIEDNRLILDPDATVTTTDPLSFGTTRMISINGVKKSDGVEKEFAASVDTAPFVIPIGTPDKYTPVTLDVDNSDDPGSILIKPINSIHPSATGLDALNYYWVISTNPFTVSNFVGSISFQYEEEDANNTGQNESTWENKAARLITPSWLKPSGNLVDITNNIMTFTNSDLSSGGSTTFDGEFTIGNDLPNILAKFTSVNTGSWNVGTNWNVDRDADEVYNEATDDAPLEIIPQPGSIVVVETGHEMTMSTSTDNNQNIFSVEINGVLNIADTDGHNFGEVTGSGTLKTYSSTLPGGDYDAFFTTTDGALELAGSGSYTISPDFTAIRALTVSGGGTKTLPSFSLSIGSDGLTIDESTILDNSVNNNSVSISGDADIVNGTMNLGNSSATLAAQNFTLTAGTFTSAGGVLDLSGNLAINGGTFNSGSGVHTIAGNMTLGASATFNNNNGTFSFDGTTNQSLAGDFSSETFNNVQVNKSAGSLNLATNASVYISNTLTLDGGNLNTQATGATLRMTNGVGSITQNSGFVSGPLQVDLNDGNNFSFPVGKSSSFKPLAIAIQNASQSANPLTWEVEYYIGNPGGYSSASNTGIDINSIQTNTNPDEQVVNVYGIEYWRIDTPGGTATADQISLDISNTGLTTDQINDELIQVMTWNNTNGEWDHLGGTSTGVPSSANVTSTSTLSFNERIVTSGSEDPSALPVELISFTANLLEDAVEIKWSTASEIDNDYFVIERSTDGKIYEALGEVTGFGTTNERQDYSFIDDRPYFGISYYRLVQYDFDGTESIFGPLSINNDQFKEGIDLNLYPNPSTSGEFNLKINSGDENSLIQLVIYDMSGQMIYSNQYSAQLGTQIIPININNQSGPGIYHVKVSQGYNQVIQKLVIR